The Arachis hypogaea cultivar Tifrunner chromosome 16, arahy.Tifrunner.gnm2.J5K5, whole genome shotgun sequence genome contains a region encoding:
- the LOC112755437 gene encoding sulfite exporter TauE/SafE family protein 3 — translation MKLEGSRFNDTKDYAYEQNLVTNIVEFLWQPGESGYQHVWPDMKLGWQIVVGTIIGFCGAAFGSVGGVGGGGIYVPMLTLIIGFDQKSSTAISKCMIMGAALSSVHYNLKLRHPTMNAPMIDYDLALLIQPMLMLGISIGVIFNVIFPEWLVTILLLVLFLGTSTKAFLKGVETWKKETIMKKEAMRRLESNGAASEVEYRPIPTGPNAIKHIEKHEVTLIENVCWNEFGLLVLVWILFLAIQITKNYYTTTCSTSYWVLEGLQIPVALGVCVYEAVSLYKGRRTLSSIGEGGTNFSVFQLIMYCFFGVVAGVVGGLLGLGGGFIMGPLFLELGVPPQVSSATATFAMTFSSSMSVVQYYLLKRFPVPYG, via the exons ATGAAGCTGGAAGGGTCAAGATTCAATGATACAAAGGATTATGCTTATGAACAGAATTTAGTTACCAATATTGTAGAGTTCTTATGGCAACCGGGAGAATCAGGTTATCAACATGTCTGGCCG GATATGAAACTTGGGTGGCAAATAGTTGTGGGCACAATAATAGGTTTCTGTGGAGCAGCATTTGGAAGTGTAggaggtgttggtggtggtggcatATACGTTCCTATGCTTACTCTTATTATTGGGTTTGATCAGAAATCATCCACAGCTATTTCAAAAT GTATGATAATGGGTGCAGCATTGTCAAGTGTTCACTATAACCTTAAACTGAGGCATCCTACAATGAATGCTCCTATGATTGACTATGATTTGGCACTTCTCATTCAACCAATGCTCATGCTTGGCATAAGCATTGGAGTGATTTTTAATGTTATATTTCCTGAATGGCTGGTCACCATTTTGCTGCTTGTTCTTTTCTTAG GAACATCAACAAAAGCATTCCTTAAAGGTGTTGAAACATGGAAAAAGGAAACAATAATGAAAAAG GAAGCTATGAGGAGACTAGAGTCAAACG GTGCTGCGTCTGAAGTAGAATACAGACCAATTCCTACTGGCCCTAATGCCATTAAACACATAGAGAAGCATGAG GTGACTCTCATTGAAAACGTATGTTGGAATGAATTTGGACTTCTTGTTCTAGTTTggattttattccttgcaatACAAATTACCAAG AACTACTATACAACCACTTGTTCAACATCATATTGGGTATTGGAAGGGTTACAG ATTCCAGTTGCATTAGGGGTGTGTGTATATGAGGCGGTTTCATTGTATAAGGGAAGGAGAACACTTTCATCCATAGGAGAAGGAGGAACAAATTTCAGTGTGTTTCAACTAATCATGTATTGTTTCTTTGGAGTGGTTGCTGGAGTGGTTGGTGGCTTGCTGGGTCTTGGTGGAGGATTCATAATGGGACCTCTCTTTCTTGAGTTGGGGGTCCCACCTCAGGTTTCAAGTGCGACTGCCACGTTTGCCATGACCTTTTCCTCTTCTATGTCTGTCGTACAGTACTACCTCTTGAAACGGTTTCCGGTTCCTTatggttag
- the LOC112755439 gene encoding signal peptide peptidase yields the protein MKSTEKIANLALAGLTFAPLVIKVEPNVNVILTACLTVFVGCYRSVKPTPPSETMSNEHAMRFPFVGSAMLLSLFLLFKFLSKDLVNAVLTAYFILLGIIALSATVLPLIKRYLPKHWNEDIIVWRFPYFRSLEIEFTKSQIIAAIPGTFFCAWYARQKHWLANNILGLSFCIQGIEMLSLGSFKTGAILLTGLFVYDIFWVFFTPVMVSVAKSFDAPIKLLFPTADSTRPFSMLGLGDIVIPGIFIALALRFDVSRGKQPQYFKSSFLGYTIGLALTIFVMNWFQAAQPALLYIVPAVIGSLAVHCIWNADVKQLLEFDESKIANSSQEGSDPKSSKKVE from the exons ATGAAAAGCACTGAGAAAATTGCCAATTTGGCTTTAGCAG GTTTAACCTTTGCACCTCTTGTAATTAAAGTAGAACCAAATGTAAATGTTATCTTGACTGCTTGCCTCACTGTGTTTGTGGGATGTTATCGTTCCGTCAAACCAACTCCGCCTTCT GAAACAATGTCTAATGAACATGCCATGCGTTTTCCCTTTGTTGGGAGTGCAATGTTGCTCTCACTTTTCTTACTCTTCAAATTTCTATCAAAGGACTTGGTGAATGCTGTATTGACAGCCTACTTCATTTTACTTGGGATTATTGCGCTTTC GGCGACGGTATTACCACTTATCAAACGGTATTTACCAAAGCACTGGAACGAGGACATCATTGTCTGGCGCTTCCCATATTTCCGTT CTTTGGAGATTGAGTTTACAAAGTCACAGATAATTGCTGCAATCCCTGGAACTTTTTTCTGTGCTTGGTATGCTAGGCAGAAGCATTGGCTGGCAAATAATATATTGGGGCTTTCTTTTTGTATTCAG GGAATTGAAATGCTTTCTCTTGGATCTTTCAAGACTGGTGCTATTCTCTTG ACTGGACTATTTGTATATGACATTTTCTGGGTTTTCTTCACTCCAGTGATGGTTAGCGTTGCTAAATCATTTGATGCTCCGATAAAG CTTTTGTTCCCCACAGCAGATTCTACCCGGCCATTTTCAATGCTTGGCCTTGGTGACATTGTCATCCCTG GTATCTTCATAGCATTGGCTTTGCGGTTTGATGTGTCTAGAGGAAAACAGCCTCAGTATTTCAAAAGCTCATTTTTAGGATATACTATTGGCTTGGCGCTTACAATTTTTGTGATGAATTGGTTTCAAGCTGCTCAG CCTGCTCTTTTATACATTGTACCTGCTGTAATTGGATCTTTGGCTGTTCATTGCATATGGAATGCTGATGTTAAACAG TTATTGGAGTTCGACGAGTCCAAGATAGCCAACTCATCTCAAGAAGGCAGTGATCCCAAATCTAGCAAAAAGGTGGAATAA
- the LOC112757733 gene encoding protein DOWN-REGULATED IN DIF1 11-like: protein MATLLNICVLFIVMAHASLLVESGGASNLAPSPLAMYQTYLSRCSQKVAQDCRDEIHSSVVYGNQTVTEKCCSNLVNVVGKQCYDDMSKYVATLPDLNPKKDEILQRSRNVWNACATH from the coding sequence ATGGCAACACTCCTTAACATTTGTGTATTGTTCATCGTCATGGCTCATGCTTCTTTGTTGGTCGAAAGTGGAGGTGCATCTAATTTGGCGCCATCACCACTTGCAATGTACCAAACCTATTTGAGCCGCTGTTCACAGAAGGTAGCGCAAGACTGTCGCGACGAGATTCATTCGAGTGTAGTTTATGGCAATCAAACAGTTACTGAAAAATGTTGTTCCAACCTTGTAAATGTTGTGGGAAAGCAGTGTTATGACGACATGTCCAAATATGTTGCCACACTTCCAGATCTCAATCCCAAAAAGGACGAAATTCTGCAGAGGAGTAGAAATGTTTGGAATGCTTGTGCTACACACTAG
- the LOC112755441 gene encoding rhomboid-like protein 11, chloroplastic: protein MSQAFATALEPLKLHSCRFTHTPSFFSLPPFPAFNAKPSLTLTPLRLSPSHPPTLTHILPSRFRTPCTTQKSDMISQLEIGKPERIKKPEKRVNGIFWIILLNIGIFVADHFFQVNGIKSLYLYHNWPAWYQFVTATFCHANWKHLSSNLFFLYIFGKLVEEEEGNFALWLSYILTGVGANLVSWLVLPRNTVSVGASGAVFGLFTISVLVKMSWDWRKILEVLILGQFVIEKVMEAAQASTSLSGTFRGGYALQNVNHIAHLSGALVGVLLVWLLSKVPADPSEP, encoded by the exons ATGTCTCAGGCCTTTGCAACTGCACTTGAGCCTTTGAAGTTACACTCATGCAGATTCACACACACCCCATCCttcttctctctccctccctttcCCGCCTTCAACGCCAAACCCTCTCTCACTCTCACACCTCTTCGTCTCTCTCCTTCCCACCCTCCTACTCTCACTCACATCCTCCCTTCCCGTTTTCGGACACCATGCACCACGCAAAAATCAG ACATGATTTCGCAGCTTGAGATTGGGAAACCGGAGCGAATCAAGAAACCCGAGAAGCGAGTCAATGGAATATTCTGGATCATACTACTCAACATTGGCATATTCGTTGCTGACCATTTCTTTCAG GTTAATGGCATCAAATCTCTGTACCTGTACCACAACTGGCCTGCTTGGTACCAATTTGTCACAGCAACATTTTGCCATGCTAATTG GAAGCATCTTTCTAGCAACCTTTTCTTCTTGTACATTTTCG GAAAacttgttgaagaagaggaagggaACTTTGCTTTGTGGCTTTCTTACATTCTTACTGGTGTTGGAGCAAACCTTGTTTCATGGTTGGTTTTACCAAGAAATACAGTTTCTGTTGGAGCTTCTGGTGCTGTTTTCGGGTTGTTTACTATCAGCGTCCTCGTAAAG ATGTCCTGGGATTGGAGGAAGATCCTTGAAGTTCTAATTTTGGGTCAGTTTGTTATAGAGAAG GTGATGGAAGCAGCCCAAGCTTCAACTTCATTATCAGGAACCTTTCGCGGAGGCTACGCATTGCAGAATGTCAATCATATTGCTCATCTTTCTGGTGCTCTTGTTGGTGTTCTCTTGGTTTGGCTCCTAAGCAAAGTCCCTGCTGATCCCTCAGAACCATAA